The DNA segment CCTCTCTCCCTGGGTGGCGACGGCGGTCGCGGCGCTGATCGCCGTCACGGCCGCCGCGGTGGTGCACCGCATCGCGGCCCTCGTGGCCCTGCGCGCCACGCGTGGCGTGCCCGTCCTGCACACGGTGGTGCAGGCCTGCGTGCCCGTGGCGCGGGTGCTGCTGCCCCTGGCGGCACTGCAGGTCGTCTGGGTGGCGGCGAACGATGCGCAACCCTACATCGGCACCGTCCGGCACACGGGCGGGCTGGCGCTGATCGCGGCCGTGGCCTGGCTGCTGGTGGCCGGCATCGGCGGCCTGGCCGACGGGGTGATCGCCCGCTACCCGGCCGACGTGGAGGACAACCTCGCGGCGCGGCGCATCGCCACCCAGGCGCGGGTGCTGTCGCGCACCGCCATGACGGGCGTGGTGATGGCCGCCCTCGCCCTGATGCTGATGACGTTTCCCGGCGCGCGGCAGGTCGGGGCCAGCCTGCTGGCCTCCGCGGGCGTCGTCGGCATCGTGGCCGGTATCGCAGCCCGGCCGGTGTTCAGCAACATGATCGCCGGACTGCAGATCGCGCTGGCCCAGCCCATCCGCATCGACGACGTGCTCATCGTGGAGGGCGAATGGGGCCGGGTGGAGGAAATCACCGGCACCTACGTGGTGCTGCGCATCTGGGACGAGCGCCGGCTCATCATCCCGCTGCAGTGGTTCATCGAGAACCCGTTCCAGAACTGGACGCGCACCAGCTCGGCCATCCTCGGCACCGTCTTCCTGTATGCCGACTACCGCATGCCGCTGGAGCCGCTGCGGCAGGAACTGGACCGCATCCTGGCCACAGCGCCGGAGTGGGACCAGCGCGTGAAGGTACTGCAACTCACCGATGTGACCGAGCGCACCATCCAGATCCGCGTGCTGGTGTCGGCCCGCTCCTCGGGGCTGGCGTTCGACCTGCGCTGCCGCGTGCGGGAAGCGCTTGTCGCATTCATGCAACGCGAGTACCCGGAGGGCCTGCCGCAGACGCGGGCGCTGGTGTCGGAAGGCAACGGGATGATGCCAGCGTCCCAGGGCAACGTGGCGGGCGGACAGACGGGCTGAAGGCCCGGTCAGAACAGGCGCGCCAGCGCTCCCTCCGGGGCTGCATCCAGGGACCAGAGCCGCGCCAGCAGCGCCCGCGCGCCGGCAGCGCCCAGCACGGGGGAAGCCAGTTCCAGGAATTTGCCGTCCAGCTCCGTGTCGGAGAGCGGCAGTTCCGGATCGCCTTTGCGGTCCGGCTGCAGCCAGGCGTGGAGTTCCCCGCCCATGGTCTCGATCTCCACGCGCGCGGACCGGCGGGCCGGGAAGGCGGCATCGATTGCCGGGTCCACCACGGCGTTGATCCGCTCCATCATCGCGCGAACGTCCGCGTCGGCCAGGCGTTGCGGCGTGTAGGCCTCCAGCCGCACGCTGCCGTGCACCAGCGCCGTAGCCACCACGAAGCGCAGGCTGAAGCGGGCCTCGTTTTCGGTGGCGGGCTCCTGGTGGCAGGCAATGTCCAGGGCGGGGCCATAGGTAGCCACACGGACGCGCCGGATGCCGGCCGGGCGCAGGCCGTGGCGGCGCACGAGTTCCAGCGCAGCGTCGATCGCGGCGAAGGTGTGGCCGCAGCCGATGTGGTTCTTGAAGGTGAGGCGCGTGATGTGGAAGTCGCGGCCCAGCGTGTCGCCCACCGTGCTCCAATCCGGACCGTCGCTCATCGCGCGGCCCAGCCCGGCGTCGCCGTCCAGCACGTCGCGCGATCCGGTGACACCCTCGGCCGCCAGTT comes from the Paracidovorax avenae ATCC 19860 genome and includes:
- a CDS encoding mechanosensitive ion channel family protein — protein: MDFFTHLSPWVATAVAALIAVTAAAVVHRIAALVALRATRGVPVLHTVVQACVPVARVLLPLAALQVVWVAANDAQPYIGTVRHTGGLALIAAVAWLLVAGIGGLADGVIARYPADVEDNLAARRIATQARVLSRTAMTGVVMAALALMLMTFPGARQVGASLLASAGVVGIVAGIAARPVFSNMIAGLQIALAQPIRIDDVLIVEGEWGRVEEITGTYVVLRIWDERRLIIPLQWFIENPFQNWTRTSSAILGTVFLYADYRMPLEPLRQELDRILATAPEWDQRVKVLQLTDVTERTIQIRVLVSARSSGLAFDLRCRVREALVAFMQREYPEGLPQTRALVSEGNGMMPASQGNVAGGQTG
- a CDS encoding MmgE/PrpD family protein, translated to MHPIDVFARSASEFRDGRLSGEVLHHAKRAVIDWHAALFPGLDADPVPRLRRVLADDLDRGGARLPGGRAATWRAAALLNGTAAHAAEVDDSFRDAMYHPGAATVAAALATAQQLGTDGLGFLRGVVMGYEVSTRIGVALGRAHYRHWHNTGTVGTFGAAAATAGLLGLHGAPFGHALATAATFAAGLQQAFRMDSMSKPLHAGRAAEAGVLAAQLAAEGVTGSRDVLDGDAGLGRAMSDGPDWSTVGDTLGRDFHITRLTFKNHIGCGHTFAAIDAALELVRRHGLRPAGIRRVRVATYGPALDIACHQEPATENEARFSLRFVVATALVHGSVRLEAYTPQRLADADVRAMMERINAVVDPAIDAAFPARRSARVEIETMGGELHAWLQPDRKGDPELPLSDTELDGKFLELASPVLGAAGARALLARLWSLDAAPEGALARLF